ACCCAGGACAAGCTGAGCCGGGAGAAGATCGAAGCCCTGATCGGCGAGCACGAAGAAATTCTGGAGGCCATCCGCCACCAGGATACGGAGGCGGCCTACAGCCACACCCGTAACCACCTGCTCAAAACCTACGAGATGTACGCGGGGGTTCTGCCCTGGGAATCCGAGACGCTGGGCTTCGACACGCCGCTGCCGGACAAGGAGACTTCCTAGAAAAGCAATCATGACGGCGATGCCCGCAACAAGGGGCGTCGCCGTTTCTTTTAGTCACCACAATGACTTTATTTGGCCAAGTTAGAGGAGGAGGAACGATGGTCAAGCAACGCAAATCCGCCGTTTGGGCGCTGGCCGTGCTTTTATTGGCGGCTCTGGCCCTGTGGGCCGTGCCGGCTGTGGCCGAGATGCAGCCCAAAACCAATTTCGAAGTGGTCACCAGCGCCGACGTGACCAACTACAGCTACGCGATCAAGAAGTACAAGGGCAAACAGCGCCTCCACGTGACGGTGGGCCTCAAGAACGTGTCCAAGGTGCCCAAGCGCTTCCGGGTCAATATCTGGCTGCCCAACGGCGTGTCCAGCGGCGGCTTCTACCCCCGCAAGACCGGGACCATCGCGCCGGGCAAGACTCTGAGCCAGACCTGGCCCATGTACACCGACAAGATGCCCGCGGAAGCGACCATTCTGGTCAAGGAGCTTCCCACGGACTAAAGGGATTTTTTGCGCGGCGCACCGGAGAGGGAGCGCGGCGCAAGCCACGGCGCCGGCCCGCGCGCCAAGGGCCCCGTTGGCCCCACGCGGCGGAACCGGCGTCCATGGAGGGAAAAATGCGTAGCACCAAGAAACTCAGCCTGGCCATGGTCATGTTCCTGGCCGCCATGGTCCTGGTCGTGGGCAAGCCCGCCCCGGCCTCGGCCCTCAAGTTCCTGTCTTTCGGCACCGGCTCGCCAGCCGGCACCTATTACTTCATCGGGGCCGGCTTCTCGGCCATCATCAACAAGTACGTGCCCGGCGTGCGCGTGACCGCCGAGTCCACCGCCGCTTCCACCGAGAACGGCCGCCTGCTCGTCCGGGGCTCCCTGGACATGGGCCTGGCCTGCATGGGCACCTTGCAGGCCCTGAAAAAGCAGGGCATGGACGTGAACAAGGTGCGGCTCATCGCGGTGGGCCACACCAGCGACACCCACTGGATCGTGCGGGCCGACTCGCCCATCAAAACGCCCTACGACTTCAAGGGCAAGGTGATCGGCGTGGGCCCCGCGGGCAGCGCCACCTTGAACATCTACTCCAAGAAGCACCTGCCGGTGGCCTACGGCCTCACCTTCAAGGACTTCACCCCCAAGTACATCGCCTTCCATGAGATCGCCCGCGGAATCCGCGACAACACCATCGACGCCGGCGTCATCGCGGCCGGCGCGCCCATCGCGGCGGTGATGGAGCTGGCCCGCGACATTCCCATCCGCATCCTCAACGTGGACGGCGAGCCCCTGAAGAAGCTGCGCGCCAAGTTCACCAACGTGGTGCCGATCACCTTCCCGGCGGGCATGTACCCCGGC
This portion of the Desulfarculaceae bacterium genome encodes:
- a CDS encoding TAXI family TRAP transporter solute-binding subunit; translation: MRSTKKLSLAMVMFLAAMVLVVGKPAPASALKFLSFGTGSPAGTYYFIGAGFSAIINKYVPGVRVTAESTAASTENGRLLVRGSLDMGLACMGTLQALKKQGMDVNKVRLIAVGHTSDTHWIVRADSPIKTPYDFKGKVIGVGPAGSATLNIYSKKHLPVAYGLTFKDFTPKYIAFHEIARGIRDNTIDAGVIAAGAPIAAVMELARDIPIRILNVDGEPLKKLRAKFTNVVPITFPAGMYPGIDKDVHTYTLPQMWLCRTDMSEDMVYNILKAVYGHKVEKDNIHPMAKMYVPVNAFRGSDGVPVGYHPGAIKYYKEIGIWDKREQYYR